The Streptomyces nitrosporeus genome includes a window with the following:
- the xseA gene encoding exodeoxyribonuclease VII large subunit: MALTTSPEAPLPVGDVSRLIGGWIDRLGAVWVEGQITQLSRRPGAGVVFLTLRDPSHDISVSVTCFRQVFDRVADVVTEGARVVVLAKPEWYAPRGQLSLRATEIRPVGIGELLVRLEQLKKALAAEGLFALDRKRPLPFLPQLIGLVCGRASAAERDVLENARRRWPAVRFEVRNTAVQGVHAVDQVVRAVRELDRIPEVDVIVVARGGGSVEDLLPFSDEQLIRAVAECRTPVVSAIGHEPDSPLLDLVADLRASTPTDAAKKVVPDVGEELERVQQLRDRSLRTLRGLLDREERGLAHALGRPSMERPQRMVDEREAEVEALAGRGRRVLGHLLDRADSELAHTRARVVALSPAATLERGYAVLQRPDGHVVRSPEDAGAPGTELRARVSEGEFTVRVEE; encoded by the coding sequence ATGGCTCTCACCACGTCACCGGAAGCCCCCCTGCCCGTTGGCGACGTGTCGCGCCTGATCGGGGGGTGGATCGACCGGCTCGGCGCGGTCTGGGTCGAGGGGCAGATCACCCAGCTCTCGCGGCGGCCGGGCGCCGGCGTGGTCTTCCTGACCCTGCGGGACCCGTCCCATGACATCTCGGTGAGCGTGACCTGTTTCCGGCAGGTCTTCGACCGGGTCGCCGATGTGGTGACGGAGGGCGCCCGGGTCGTCGTCCTCGCCAAGCCCGAGTGGTACGCCCCGCGGGGGCAGCTGTCCCTGCGGGCCACGGAGATACGGCCGGTCGGCATCGGCGAGCTGCTGGTCCGGCTGGAGCAGCTGAAGAAGGCGCTGGCCGCCGAGGGGCTGTTCGCCCTGGACCGCAAGCGGCCGCTGCCGTTCCTTCCGCAGCTGATCGGGCTGGTCTGCGGCCGGGCCTCCGCCGCCGAACGCGACGTGCTGGAGAACGCCCGCCGCCGCTGGCCCGCGGTGCGTTTCGAGGTACGCAACACCGCCGTGCAGGGGGTGCACGCGGTGGACCAGGTGGTGCGGGCGGTCCGCGAGCTGGACCGGATCCCCGAGGTCGACGTGATCGTCGTGGCGCGCGGCGGCGGCAGCGTGGAGGACCTGCTGCCGTTCTCCGACGAACAGCTGATCCGGGCCGTCGCCGAGTGCCGTACGCCGGTGGTGTCGGCGATCGGCCATGAGCCCGACTCCCCCCTGCTGGACCTGGTCGCCGACCTGCGGGCGTCGACGCCGACGGACGCGGCGAAGAAGGTCGTACCGGACGTGGGCGAGGAGCTGGAGCGCGTCCAGCAGCTCCGGGACCGGTCGCTGCGGACCCTGCGGGGGCTTCTCGACCGGGAGGAGCGGGGGCTGGCGCACGCGCTGGGCAGGCCCTCGATGGAGCGGCCCCAGCGGATGGTGGACGAGCGCGAGGCGGAGGTGGAGGCGCTGGCCGGGCGGGGCCGCCGGGTGCTGGGGCATCTGCTGGACCGGGCCGACTCGGAGCTGGCGCACACCCGGGCCCGGGTGGTCGCGCTGTCGCCCGCGGCGACGCTGGAGCGGGGTTACGCGGTGCTCCAGCGGCCCGACGGGCATGTGGTGCGCTCCCCCGAGGACGCCGGGGCGCCCGGCACCGAGCTGCGGGCGCGGGTGTCGGAGGGCGAGTTCACGGTGCGGGTGGAGGAGTGA
- a CDS encoding malonic semialdehyde reductase codes for MSLVLDPAAQDLLFREARTANTFTDEPVTDEQVQAIYELVKYGPTAFNQSPLRVVLVRTPEGRERLVKHMAEGNRPKTATAPLVALLVADNEFHEELPALLPHFPQAKDAFFSERPVREQSAALNAALQAAYFIIGVRAAGLAAGPMTGYDAAGIEKEFLDGDHKLLMAVNIGRPGEDAWFPRLPRLSYDEVVTTV; via the coding sequence ATGTCCCTCGTACTCGACCCCGCCGCCCAGGACCTCCTCTTCCGCGAGGCCCGCACCGCGAACACGTTCACGGACGAGCCGGTGACCGACGAGCAGGTCCAGGCGATCTACGAGCTGGTCAAGTACGGCCCGACCGCCTTCAACCAGTCCCCGCTGCGTGTCGTCCTGGTCCGCACCCCCGAGGGCCGCGAGCGCCTGGTCAAGCACATGGCCGAGGGCAACCGGCCCAAGACCGCCACCGCCCCGCTGGTCGCGCTGCTCGTCGCGGACAACGAGTTCCACGAGGAACTCCCGGCGCTGCTGCCGCACTTCCCGCAGGCCAAGGACGCGTTCTTCTCCGAGCGCCCGGTCCGCGAGCAGTCCGCCGCGCTGAACGCCGCGCTCCAGGCCGCCTACTTCATCATCGGCGTGCGCGCCGCCGGCCTGGCCGCCGGCCCGATGACCGGTTACGACGCCGCGGGCATCGAGAAGGAGTTCCTGGACGGCGACCACAAGCTCCTCATGGCCGTCAACATCGGCAGGCCGGGCGAGGACGCCTGGTTCCCGCGCCTGCCGCGCCTGTCCTACGACGAGGTCGTCACCACCGTCTGA
- the glpX gene encoding class II fructose-bisphosphatase has product MSEHHLPSQLEVSPEAPDRNLALELVRVTEAAAMAAGRWVGRGDKIGADGAAVKAMRTLVSTVSMNGVVVIGEGEKDEAPMLFNGERVGDGTGAEVDIAVDPIDGTTLNAKGMPNAIAVLAAADRGAMFDPSAVFYMDKLVTGPEAADFVDINAPVSVNIRRVAKAKNSAPEDVTVVVLDRPRHDGIVKEIRETGARIKFISDGDVAGSIMAAREGTGVDLLMGIGGTPEGIISACAIKCLGGVIQGKLWPKDEAERRRALDAGHDLDRVLSTDDLVSGDNVFFVATGITDGELLRGVRYRSETATTDSLVMRSKSGTIRRIDSTHRLSKLRAYSAIDFDRAK; this is encoded by the coding sequence ATGTCCGAGCACCATCTGCCGTCCCAGCTCGAGGTCTCCCCGGAGGCCCCTGACCGCAACCTGGCCCTGGAACTCGTCCGCGTGACCGAGGCCGCGGCCATGGCCGCCGGGCGCTGGGTCGGGCGCGGTGACAAGATCGGCGCCGACGGCGCAGCCGTGAAGGCCATGCGCACCCTCGTCTCGACCGTCTCGATGAACGGCGTCGTCGTCATCGGTGAGGGCGAGAAGGACGAGGCCCCCATGCTGTTCAACGGCGAGCGGGTCGGCGACGGCACCGGAGCGGAGGTCGACATCGCCGTCGACCCCATCGACGGCACCACGCTGAACGCCAAGGGCATGCCGAACGCGATCGCCGTGCTGGCCGCGGCCGACCGCGGCGCCATGTTCGACCCTTCGGCCGTCTTCTACATGGACAAGCTGGTCACCGGCCCCGAGGCCGCCGACTTCGTCGACATCAACGCACCGGTCTCGGTCAACATCCGCCGGGTCGCGAAGGCCAAGAACTCGGCTCCGGAGGACGTCACCGTCGTCGTCCTGGACCGTCCCCGGCACGACGGCATCGTCAAGGAGATCCGGGAAACCGGCGCCCGCATCAAGTTCATCTCGGACGGCGACGTCGCCGGTTCGATCATGGCGGCCCGTGAGGGCACCGGCGTCGATCTGCTCATGGGCATCGGCGGCACCCCCGAGGGGATCATCTCGGCGTGCGCCATAAAGTGCCTCGGCGGTGTCATCCAGGGCAAGCTCTGGCCGAAGGACGAGGCCGAGCGCCGGCGCGCCCTGGACGCGGGCCACGACCTGGACCGGGTGCTCTCCACCGATGACCTCGTCAGCGGGGACAACGTGTTCTTCGTGGCCACCGGCATCACCGACGGCGAGCTGCTGCGCGGGGTGCGCTACCGCTCGGAGACCGCCACCACCGACTCCCTGGTGATGCGCTCCAAGTCGGGCACGATCCGCCGGATCGACTCCACCCACCGGCTGTCGAAGCTGCGCGCCTACAGCGCGATCGACTTCGACCGGGCGAAGTAG
- a CDS encoding exodeoxyribonuclease VII small subunit, with protein sequence MTDDGTTAVSGAGTLGYEQARDELIEVVRRLEAGGTTLEESLALWERGEELAKVCRHWLEGARARLDAVLAGPREASEDDAPEGPRPD encoded by the coding sequence ATGACGGACGACGGGACGACGGCGGTGTCCGGAGCGGGCACGCTCGGATACGAGCAGGCGCGGGACGAGCTGATCGAGGTCGTGCGACGCCTGGAGGCAGGCGGCACGACGCTGGAGGAGTCGCTGGCGCTGTGGGAGCGCGGCGAGGAGCTGGCGAAGGTGTGCCGGCACTGGCTGGAGGGCGCCCGCGCCCGTCTGGACGCGGTGCTGGCCGGCCCCCGGGAAGCCTCCGAGGACGACGCCCCCGAGGGGCCCCGCCCGGACTGA
- a CDS encoding DUF4245 domain-containing protein, whose product MASKRGKQTVRDMILSMLVITAVAGVVYLFIPHDDKADPIKAVDYRVELTTARRAAPYPVVAPDGLAEGWRPTSVSYEGHRGAGWHLGYLDPDNRYVAVEQSTLPAKKYVAKVSHGAEDTGRTREVSGKSWEVWEGAKYDALVLHAEGVTTVVTGSAPAERLEQMAAALSPDAEAPAVTTSGAPAAF is encoded by the coding sequence GTGGCAAGCAAGCGAGGCAAGCAGACCGTCCGGGACATGATCCTGTCGATGCTCGTGATCACCGCAGTGGCGGGCGTCGTCTACCTCTTCATCCCGCACGACGACAAGGCGGACCCGATCAAGGCGGTCGACTACCGGGTCGAGCTCACCACGGCGCGGCGGGCCGCACCGTACCCGGTGGTGGCCCCGGACGGACTGGCCGAGGGCTGGCGGCCGACCTCCGTCTCGTACGAGGGGCACCGGGGCGCCGGCTGGCACCTCGGCTACCTCGACCCGGACAACCGGTACGTGGCCGTGGAGCAGTCGACGCTCCCCGCGAAGAAGTACGTGGCCAAGGTCAGCCACGGAGCGGAGGACACCGGCCGCACCCGTGAGGTCTCCGGGAAGTCGTGGGAGGTCTGGGAGGGCGCGAAGTACGACGCGCTCGTGCTGCACGCCGAGGGCGTCACCACGGTGGTCACCGGTTCCGCCCCGGCGGAGCGGCTGGAGCAGATGGCCGCCGCCCTCAGCCCGGACGCGGAGGCCCCGGCGGTCACCACGTCCGGCGCCCCCGCCGCGTTCTGA